A single Thiohalobacter thiocyanaticus DNA region contains:
- the yihA gene encoding ribosome biogenesis GTP-binding protein YihA/YsxC, with protein MHNPYTQTRFQVSAAEPRQAPPDRGREVAFAGRSNAGKSSALNAITGQKALARTSKTPGRTQLLNFFQVNDAARLVDLPGYGYAKVGGATRARWQQSLAAYLEQRRSLAGLILLMDIRHPLTDYDHQLLEWARAAGLAVHVLLTKADKLKRGAAKTALLQVRRQLEAEGLPATVQLFSALKKEGLEEVWAVLDAWLER; from the coding sequence ATGCACAACCCCTACACCCAGACCCGGTTTCAGGTCAGCGCCGCCGAGCCGCGCCAGGCCCCGCCCGATCGCGGCCGCGAGGTGGCCTTTGCCGGCCGCTCCAATGCCGGCAAGTCCAGCGCGCTGAACGCCATCACCGGCCAGAAGGCGCTGGCCCGGACCAGCAAGACCCCGGGGCGCACCCAGCTGCTGAATTTCTTCCAGGTCAACGACGCCGCCCGGCTGGTCGACCTGCCCGGCTACGGCTACGCCAAGGTGGGGGGCGCGACCCGGGCCCGCTGGCAGCAGAGCCTGGCCGCCTACCTGGAGCAGCGCCGTTCGCTGGCCGGACTGATCCTGCTCATGGATATCCGCCACCCGCTGACCGATTACGACCACCAGCTGCTGGAGTGGGCGCGGGCGGCCGGACTGGCGGTGCACGTCCTGCTGACCAAGGCCGACAAGCTCAAGCGGGGTGCGGCGAAGACCGCCCTGCTGCAGGTCCGCCGCCAACTCGAGGCCGAGGGGCTGCCGGCCACGGTGCAGCTGTTCTCGGCCCTGAAGAAGGAGGGGCTGGAGGAGGTCTGGGCCGTGCTCGACGCCTGGCTGGAAAGATAA
- a CDS encoding c-type cytochrome encodes MNKPFVFAALLSVSAALAAPGALAAGDASAGKEKSSTCVACHGADGNSANPEWPKLAGQHPDYLVKQLKEFKAGERENQTMAPMAAPLSEQDMQDLAAYYAAQQIQYGEADPDLVELGEQIYRGGNKASGVSACMACHGPAGKGNPAANFPALAGQHATYTGIQLKAFRSGARANDYGSMMRNVAARMTDAEIKAVASYIQGLR; translated from the coding sequence ATGAACAAGCCGTTTGTTTTCGCAGCCCTTTTGTCCGTTTCCGCCGCGCTGGCCGCGCCGGGCGCGCTGGCCGCGGGTGATGCCAGCGCCGGCAAGGAAAAGTCCAGCACCTGCGTTGCCTGTCACGGCGCCGACGGCAACAGTGCCAATCCGGAATGGCCCAAGCTGGCCGGACAGCATCCCGACTACCTGGTCAAGCAACTCAAGGAATTCAAGGCGGGCGAGCGCGAGAACCAGACCATGGCCCCGATGGCCGCGCCGCTGTCCGAGCAGGACATGCAGGACCTGGCCGCCTACTATGCCGCGCAGCAGATCCAGTATGGCGAGGCCGATCCCGACCTGGTGGAACTGGGCGAGCAGATCTACCGCGGCGGCAACAAGGCCAGCGGCGTGTCGGCCTGCATGGCCTGTCACGGCCCGGCCGGCAAGGGCAATCCGGCGGCCAATTTCCCGGCCCTGGCCGGGCAGCATGCCACCTATACCGGGATCCAGCTCAAGGCCTTCCGCAGCGGTGCGCGTGCCAACGACTACGGCAGCATGATGCGCAATGTCGCCGCGCGCATGACCGATGCCGAAATCAAGGCCGTGGCCTCCTACATCCAGGGGCTGCGCTGA
- a CDS encoding cytochrome c biogenesis protein ResB, translating to MNSPAQRNIPSRGTILLEFLGSMNLAINLLVTVAIASVVGTVLQQNQPYQDYIIKFGPFWHEVFKSLGLYDVYAAGWFLVILAFLVISTSVCIYRNAPNMVREMRQFRTRVQAVSLRNMHQVQEWHADAPVAALESRYRAWLRQHGYKTRSADHDDHHLIAAKKGSWNRLGYIFTHTAIVVICLGGLVDGQLPVRIKEMLGQIQPETRDIPASQVPEISWLPEGNPSFRGNVTIPEGGRAGIAFLQLRDGYLVQPLPFTIELKDFRIEHYVTGQPKSFESDLVIHDPEREQPVEATIAVNHPLIYEGYAIYQASFDDGGSGLSLTAWPLSHPTLDTQKVETAVFESLEVETPAGRQTLEFESFRPFNVNPAPEDSGKQFQNFGPSFTYKLRNTQGEAREYENYMLPVELEGRKFFLSGVRENPNQPFFYLHIPADPAGSPQRFLAFNALLRDEARVREIAAETVRQTFSELRLQEPGMVEEVTATMGRLVRMFARGGFDGIVEQVEATVPEDRRMQVIDAYMKVLRNILSALYAEVLRAEGVDLSAGINERDSRFYEDTLNAVTALPLYGSPFFLQLESFEQVQASGLQITRSPGKSVVYLGFTLLMIGVFMMFYVRQRRIWVWLQPQLDQTQVILAGSGERDRRDFEREFTQLYQGIRRAGESG from the coding sequence GTGAACTCCCCGGCGCAACGCAACATTCCCTCCCGCGGCACCATCCTGCTCGAATTCCTGGGTTCGATGAACCTGGCCATTAACCTGCTGGTGACGGTGGCGATCGCCTCGGTGGTGGGGACGGTGCTGCAGCAGAACCAGCCCTATCAGGACTACATCATCAAGTTCGGGCCCTTCTGGCACGAGGTGTTCAAGAGCCTGGGGCTGTACGACGTCTACGCCGCCGGCTGGTTCCTGGTGATCCTGGCCTTTCTGGTGATCTCCACCAGTGTCTGCATCTACCGCAATGCCCCGAACATGGTGCGCGAGATGCGTCAGTTCCGCACCCGGGTGCAGGCCGTTTCGCTGCGCAACATGCACCAGGTGCAGGAGTGGCACGCCGATGCGCCGGTCGCTGCGCTGGAGTCGCGTTACCGCGCCTGGCTCAGGCAGCACGGTTACAAGACCCGCAGCGCCGATCACGATGACCACCATCTGATCGCGGCCAAGAAGGGTTCCTGGAACCGGCTGGGCTACATCTTCACCCACACGGCCATCGTGGTGATCTGTCTCGGCGGTCTGGTCGACGGCCAGTTGCCCGTCCGCATCAAGGAAATGCTCGGCCAGATTCAGCCGGAGACCCGGGACATCCCGGCCTCGCAGGTGCCCGAGATCAGCTGGCTGCCCGAGGGCAATCCCTCCTTCCGCGGCAATGTCACCATCCCCGAGGGCGGCCGGGCCGGCATCGCCTTCCTGCAGCTGCGCGACGGCTACCTGGTGCAGCCGCTGCCCTTTACCATCGAGTTGAAGGATTTCCGCATCGAGCACTACGTCACCGGGCAGCCCAAGTCCTTCGAGAGTGATCTGGTGATCCACGATCCGGAACGCGAGCAGCCGGTGGAGGCGACCATCGCGGTCAACCACCCGCTGATCTACGAGGGCTACGCCATCTACCAGGCCAGCTTCGATGACGGCGGCTCCGGCCTCAGCCTAACCGCCTGGCCGCTGAGTCATCCCACCCTGGACACGCAGAAGGTGGAAACGGCGGTGTTCGAAAGCCTGGAGGTCGAGACCCCGGCCGGCCGCCAGACCCTGGAGTTCGAATCCTTCCGCCCCTTCAATGTCAACCCGGCGCCCGAGGATTCCGGCAAGCAGTTCCAGAACTTCGGTCCCAGCTTCACCTACAAGCTGCGCAATACCCAGGGCGAGGCGCGCGAGTACGAGAACTACATGCTGCCGGTGGAGCTGGAGGGGCGGAAATTCTTCCTCAGCGGGGTGCGCGAGAACCCCAACCAGCCGTTCTTCTACCTGCACATCCCAGCCGATCCGGCCGGTTCGCCGCAGCGCTTCCTGGCCTTCAACGCCCTGCTGCGAGACGAGGCCAGGGTACGCGAAATCGCCGCCGAGACAGTGCGCCAGACCTTCAGCGAGCTGCGCCTGCAGGAGCCGGGCATGGTCGAGGAGGTCACCGCCACCATGGGCCGGCTGGTGCGGATGTTCGCCCGCGGCGGTTTCGACGGCATTGTCGAGCAGGTCGAGGCTACTGTGCCGGAGGATCGGCGCATGCAGGTCATCGATGCCTACATGAAGGTGCTGCGCAATATCCTCAGCGCCCTCTATGCCGAGGTGCTGCGCGCCGAGGGCGTGGATCTCAGCGCGGGCATCAACGAGCGCGACAGCCGCTTCTACGAGGATACACTCAATGCCGTGACCGCGCTGCCCCTGTACGGCTCGCCCTTCTTTCTGCAGCTGGAGAGCTTCGAGCAGGTCCAGGCCTCGGGTCTGCAGATCACCCGTTCCCCGGGCAAGAGCGTGGTCTATCTCGGCTTCACACTGCTCATGATCGGGGTATTCATGATGTTCTACGTGCGTCAGCGCCGGATCTGGGTGTGGCTGCAGCCGCAGCTGGACCAGACCCAGGTCATCCTGGCCGGTTCCGGCGAACGCGACCGGCGCGACTTCGAACGTGAATTCACCCAGTTGTATCAGGGTATTCGCCGCGCCGGGGAATCCGGCTGA
- the ccsB gene encoding c-type cytochrome biogenesis protein CcsB, which produces MSVTHDQMMQELDERPFLQRLGAFDWIWALLVVAGSIYAWWHYHTLMDGYEVAILAGTAVSLVAWGWCWKPVRPYTLAVTAISLFAVWLYGTDIGARDSNFFLKYLVASQSAIMWMSALYVLATLTYFFATFTRSEFSGKVATAMTWSATVMGTVGLMVRWRESYLVNADFGHIPVSNLYEVFILFAVITALLYLFYERKYQTRALGGFVLLVISAAVAFLLWYSFDRGAHEIEPLVPALQSYWMKIHVPANFVGYGAFALAAMVGVAYLIRNAQEQRYPGGNSVLPSLEMLDDVMYKSIALGFAFFTVATILGALWAAEAWGGYWSWDPKETWALIVWLNYAAWLHMRLTKGWRGAPMAWWAIVGLFITLFAFLGVNMFLSGLHSYGEL; this is translated from the coding sequence ATGTCGGTAACACACGATCAGATGATGCAGGAACTTGACGAGCGCCCCTTCCTTCAGCGCCTCGGTGCCTTCGACTGGATCTGGGCCCTGCTGGTGGTGGCGGGCAGCATCTATGCCTGGTGGCACTATCACACCCTGATGGACGGCTACGAGGTGGCCATCCTGGCCGGCACCGCCGTTTCCCTGGTCGCCTGGGGCTGGTGCTGGAAGCCGGTTCGCCCCTACACCCTGGCGGTCACCGCCATCAGTCTGTTTGCCGTCTGGCTCTACGGCACCGATATCGGCGCCCGTGACAGCAATTTCTTCCTGAAGTATCTGGTTGCCAGCCAGTCGGCCATCATGTGGATGAGCGCGCTCTATGTGCTCGCCACCCTGACCTATTTCTTCGCCACCTTCACCCGTTCGGAGTTCAGCGGCAAGGTCGCCACCGCCATGACCTGGTCGGCCACTGTCATGGGTACGGTGGGGCTGATGGTGCGCTGGCGCGAGTCCTACCTGGTCAATGCCGACTTCGGTCACATCCCGGTCAGCAACCTGTACGAAGTCTTCATCCTGTTCGCCGTCATTACCGCGCTGCTGTATCTGTTCTATGAGCGCAAGTACCAGACCCGGGCCCTGGGCGGTTTTGTGCTGCTGGTGATCTCGGCCGCCGTGGCCTTCCTGCTCTGGTACAGCTTTGACCGCGGCGCCCACGAGATCGAACCGCTGGTGCCGGCGCTTCAGAGCTACTGGATGAAGATCCACGTGCCGGCCAACTTCGTCGGCTATGGCGCCTTTGCGCTGGCGGCCATGGTGGGCGTGGCCTACCTGATCCGCAACGCTCAGGAACAGCGCTATCCCGGTGGCAACAGCGTGCTGCCCAGCCTGGAGATGCTGGATGATGTGATGTACAAGTCCATCGCATTGGGGTTCGCCTTCTTCACCGTGGCCACCATCCTCGGCGCCCTGTGGGCAGCCGAGGCCTGGGGCGGCTACTGGTCCTGGGATCCGAAGGAGACCTGGGCCCTGATCGTGTGGCTGAACTACGCTGCCTGGCTGCACATGCGCCTGACCAAGGGCTGGCGTGGCGCGCCCATGGCCTGGTGGGCGATCGTGGGTCTGTTCATCACCCTGTTCGCCTTCCTGGGCGTGAACATGTTCCTCTCCGGGCTGCACTCCTACGGCGAACTGTGA
- a CDS encoding thiol:disulfide interchange protein DsbA/DsbL: MQTVAVLFTSLFLATAQAANFEEGKEYERLSTVQPTSAPDKIEVVELFWYGCPHCYRLEPHIEQWLESKPDDVEFVRLPAVLSPRWELLARAWYTAELLGVTGQIHKPLFQAIHEQRKRINTVDELKAFFVEQGVTAEDFDKTFHSFGVAAKLNRAREMTQRYRVRGVPALIINGKYRTSASEAGSHAAMIEVTNHLIEQERAVTSD, encoded by the coding sequence ATGCAAACCGTTGCTGTGCTGTTCACCAGCCTGTTCCTGGCCACCGCCCAGGCGGCCAACTTCGAGGAAGGCAAGGAGTACGAGCGCCTGTCCACCGTCCAGCCGACCTCGGCACCGGACAAGATCGAGGTGGTGGAACTGTTCTGGTACGGTTGCCCGCACTGCTACCGGCTGGAGCCGCATATCGAGCAGTGGTTGGAAAGCAAACCCGATGACGTCGAATTCGTGCGCCTGCCGGCGGTCCTGAGTCCGCGCTGGGAATTGCTGGCACGGGCCTGGTATACCGCTGAACTGCTGGGCGTGACCGGGCAGATCCACAAGCCGCTGTTCCAGGCCATCCATGAGCAGCGCAAGCGGATCAACACGGTCGATGAACTCAAGGCCTTCTTCGTCGAGCAGGGCGTGACGGCAGAGGACTTCGACAAGACCTTCCATTCCTTCGGGGTGGCGGCCAAGCTCAACCGGGCGCGCGAGATGACCCAGCGCTACCGGGTGCGCGGCGTGCCAGCGCTCATCATCAACGGCAAGTACCGCACTTCGGCCTCCGAAGCCGGCAGTCACGCGGCCATGATCGAGGTGACCAATCACCTGATCGAGCAGGAACGCGCTGTTACCAGCGACTGA
- a CDS encoding acetolactate synthase large subunit — MKAAELFVRCLENEGVEYIFGVPGEENLDVMDALLDSSIRFVTCRHEQGAAFMADVYGRLTGRAGVCLATLGPGATNLFTGVADANMDHAPLVAISGQADTHRLHKESHQVLDLEQMFQSITKYSSRVVAPNIIPEVVRKAFKLAQTDKTGATFIELPENIMKLDTEEPPLRSRQSMLSEPPQEKVQYAAELISQARYPIILAGNGVIRSRAWKELAGFAEHLGIPTANTFMAKGVIPFKHPFALGSAGLQAKDYVSCGFSRADVIICIGYDLVEYHPHLWHPTRDRKIIHIDTSPAEVDAHYEPEVGVVGDIRHSLKRIAELATPHQGHPMRVLREALIEDMNQHARDEAFPVKPQKIIWDLRTAMDLEDIVICDVGAHKMWMARMFRCEHPNTCLISNGFASMGIAVPGAIAARLACPERRVVAVTGDGGFMMNSQEIETAMRLGVAMVVLIWNDGGYGLIDWKQHNTFQRSSHVAFGNPDFVKYAESFGAKGYRIERVADLMPTLRRALADDTVSIIDCPVDYRENLILTEKLGNLVSPL, encoded by the coding sequence ATGAAAGCCGCCGAACTGTTCGTCAGGTGCCTGGAGAACGAGGGTGTGGAGTACATCTTCGGAGTGCCGGGCGAGGAAAACCTGGACGTGATGGATGCCCTGCTGGACTCCTCCATCCGCTTCGTCACCTGCCGCCACGAGCAGGGCGCCGCCTTTATGGCCGATGTCTACGGTCGGCTGACCGGCCGCGCCGGGGTCTGCCTGGCCACTCTGGGGCCGGGGGCCACCAACCTGTTCACCGGCGTGGCCGACGCCAACATGGACCATGCCCCGCTGGTGGCCATCTCCGGCCAGGCCGATACCCACCGCCTGCACAAGGAGTCCCACCAGGTGCTGGACCTGGAGCAGATGTTCCAGTCCATCACCAAGTATTCCTCGCGCGTGGTCGCGCCCAACATCATCCCCGAGGTGGTGCGCAAGGCCTTCAAGCTGGCCCAGACCGACAAGACCGGCGCGACCTTCATCGAGCTGCCGGAGAACATCATGAAGCTCGACACCGAGGAGCCGCCGCTGCGCAGCCGCCAGTCGATGCTCTCGGAGCCGCCGCAGGAGAAGGTGCAGTATGCCGCCGAGCTGATCTCGCAGGCGCGCTATCCCATCATCCTGGCCGGCAATGGCGTGATCCGCTCGCGTGCCTGGAAGGAACTGGCCGGGTTCGCCGAGCATCTCGGCATCCCCACCGCCAACACCTTCATGGCCAAGGGCGTGATCCCCTTCAAGCATCCCTTTGCCCTGGGCAGTGCCGGCCTGCAGGCCAAGGACTATGTCAGCTGCGGCTTCTCGCGTGCCGATGTCATCATCTGCATCGGCTATGATCTGGTCGAGTACCACCCGCACCTGTGGCATCCGACGCGCGACCGCAAGATCATCCATATCGACACCAGCCCGGCCGAGGTCGATGCCCACTACGAACCCGAGGTCGGCGTGGTCGGCGATATCCGTCACAGCCTCAAGCGGATTGCCGAACTGGCCACGCCGCACCAGGGCCATCCCATGCGGGTGCTGCGCGAGGCGCTGATCGAGGACATGAACCAGCATGCCCGCGACGAGGCCTTCCCGGTCAAGCCGCAGAAGATCATCTGGGACCTGCGCACCGCCATGGACCTGGAGGACATCGTCATCTGCGATGTCGGCGCCCACAAGATGTGGATGGCGCGCATGTTCCGCTGCGAACATCCCAACACCTGCCTGATCTCCAACGGCTTTGCCAGCATGGGCATTGCCGTGCCGGGGGCAATCGCGGCACGGCTGGCCTGTCCGGAGCGCCGGGTGGTGGCCGTGACCGGCGACGGTGGCTTCATGATGAACTCGCAGGAGATCGAAACCGCCATGCGGCTGGGCGTGGCCATGGTGGTGCTGATCTGGAACGACGGCGGCTATGGCCTGATCGACTGGAAGCAGCACAACACCTTCCAGCGCAGTTCCCATGTCGCCTTCGGCAATCCTGACTTTGTGAAATACGCCGAGTCGTTCGGGGCGAAGGGCTACCGCATCGAGCGGGTCGCCGACCTGATGCCCACCCTGCGCCGGGCGCTGGCCGATGACACGGTCAGTATCATCGACTGCCCGGTCGATTATCGCGAGAACCTGATCCTGACCGAGAAGCTGGGCAACCTGGTCAGCCCGCTATGA
- a CDS encoding endonuclease/exonuclease/phosphatase family protein, producing MSPAEIDTLLEHIPDRDGTAVGNTGQHLSLLSFNIQTGISTSRYRHYLTHSWKHVLPHATRFHNLDRIARLVGQYDLAGLQEVDAGSLRSGFVNLTEYIAQRAEFPFWYDQTNRRIGQIARHALGVVSRFQCHEIIEHRLPGPIAGRGALSLRYGQGEESLLLLIIHLALGRRARLQQLDYLSELVNAQRHVILMGDMNFPSDSKEMDYFINRTLLTEPVHGLHTFPSWRPNRNIDHILVSPTLQVDRIRVLNYPVSDHLPIAMDLTLPASLRLNI from the coding sequence ATGAGTCCGGCCGAGATCGACACCCTGCTCGAGCACATCCCGGATCGGGACGGCACCGCCGTGGGCAATACCGGGCAGCATCTGAGTCTGCTCAGCTTCAACATCCAGACCGGCATCAGCACCTCGCGCTACCGCCACTATCTCACCCACAGCTGGAAGCACGTGCTGCCGCACGCCACCCGGTTCCACAACCTGGATCGCATTGCCCGGCTGGTGGGCCAGTACGACCTGGCCGGGCTGCAGGAGGTCGACGCCGGCAGTCTGCGCAGCGGCTTCGTCAATCTCACCGAGTACATCGCCCAGCGGGCCGAGTTCCCCTTCTGGTACGACCAGACCAACCGCCGCATCGGTCAGATCGCCCGCCACGCGCTCGGCGTGGTCAGCCGGTTCCAGTGCCACGAGATCATCGAACACCGGCTGCCCGGCCCCATCGCCGGGCGCGGCGCCCTGTCGCTGCGCTACGGTCAGGGCGAGGAGAGCCTGCTGCTGCTGATCATCCACCTCGCCCTGGGCCGGCGCGCACGGCTGCAGCAGCTCGACTACCTGAGCGAGCTGGTGAATGCGCAGCGCCACGTGATCCTCATGGGGGATATGAATTTTCCCTCCGATTCCAAGGAGATGGATTACTTCATCAACCGCACCCTGCTGACCGAGCCGGTGCACGGCCTGCATACCTTCCCCAGCTGGCGGCCCAACCGCAACATCGACCATATCCTGGTCAGCCCCACCCTGCAGGTGGACCGTATCCGGGTGTTGAATTACCCGGTTTCGGATCACCTGCCCATCGCTATGGATCTGACCCTGCCCGCATCGCTGCGCCTGAACATCTGA
- a CDS encoding GGDEF domain-containing protein — translation MTETEHAQLETWKRKYYDSVEQAEARERRWAGMEELLRRTITRLSLAADGLDATLDRQLGELRNAIRDRADDRALQQRIEAMSATLVRLDSDRASAARTPGAVESLQLLLEQTRFPRGKARRLKALRKQLDALEDAEAARAVDRVAALLNELLAVQLPQAAAPARGLRRWLGGQTRPDVAVEAGASEPGPAGPAPQQERMTAPASGAAGHELLLQLLEQLGLPEAFDARIEALQQRLEEDSDCDTLAALHEITDMVAEMRVQLQREKQEIEDFLQQLTDRLQDVDSFVKGAEGERQAAYEQGRELGDAVQAQVRGIESDVQDAQELSQLKQTVQARIDAIVEHVEQHRQAETARNQAADARVQTLQQRLHDLEGEAAELRERVRQQRSQALTDALTGIPNRLAWDERVQQEYARWKRFQTPLALLVWDVDNFKPINDEYGHKAGDKVLRVIAGLLADNIRETDFIARFGGEEFAMLVTGAGVGDVSRVAEKLRVAIEACGFHYRGQDVSITISCGIALFADGDTVEAVFERADQALYRAKEQGRNRCVLAEAVDGG, via the coding sequence ATGACGGAAACCGAACACGCACAACTGGAAACCTGGAAGCGCAAGTACTACGACAGTGTCGAACAGGCCGAAGCCCGCGAGCGCCGCTGGGCGGGGATGGAGGAGTTGCTGCGCAGGACGATTACGCGCCTGAGCCTGGCCGCCGACGGTCTCGACGCCACCCTGGACCGCCAGCTGGGCGAATTGCGCAACGCCATCCGCGACCGGGCTGACGACCGCGCCCTGCAGCAGCGCATCGAAGCGATGTCGGCCACCCTGGTCAGACTCGATAGCGACCGCGCCAGCGCCGCCCGTACCCCCGGAGCGGTCGAGAGCCTGCAATTGCTGCTGGAGCAGACCCGTTTCCCGCGCGGCAAAGCGCGCCGGCTCAAGGCGTTGCGCAAACAACTCGACGCCCTGGAGGATGCCGAGGCAGCCAGGGCGGTCGACCGGGTCGCGGCCCTGCTCAACGAACTGCTCGCGGTTCAGCTGCCGCAGGCCGCAGCGCCGGCGCGCGGTCTGCGCCGCTGGCTCGGCGGCCAGACCCGCCCCGATGTGGCGGTCGAAGCCGGGGCGTCGGAACCGGGTCCGGCCGGTCCGGCGCCGCAGCAGGAAAGGATGACCGCCCCGGCGTCGGGTGCTGCCGGCCACGAACTCCTGCTGCAGCTGCTGGAACAGCTGGGGCTGCCGGAGGCCTTCGACGCCCGCATTGAGGCGCTGCAGCAGCGGCTGGAGGAGGACAGCGACTGCGATACGCTGGCCGCCCTGCATGAGATCACCGACATGGTGGCCGAGATGCGGGTGCAGTTGCAGCGCGAAAAGCAGGAGATCGAGGACTTTCTGCAGCAGCTCACCGACCGGCTGCAGGACGTCGACAGTTTCGTCAAGGGGGCGGAAGGCGAGCGCCAGGCTGCCTACGAGCAGGGGCGGGAACTGGGCGATGCGGTCCAGGCCCAGGTGCGCGGGATCGAGTCCGATGTTCAGGACGCCCAGGAATTGAGCCAGCTCAAGCAGACGGTACAGGCGCGCATCGACGCCATTGTCGAACACGTCGAACAGCATCGCCAGGCCGAAACCGCGCGCAATCAGGCCGCCGATGCCCGTGTGCAGACCCTGCAGCAGCGGTTGCACGACCTGGAAGGCGAGGCCGCCGAACTGCGCGAGCGGGTGCGTCAGCAGCGCAGCCAGGCCCTGACCGATGCCCTGACCGGCATCCCCAATCGCCTGGCCTGGGATGAGCGGGTGCAGCAGGAATACGCCCGCTGGAAGCGTTTCCAGACCCCGCTGGCGCTGCTGGTCTGGGATGTGGACAATTTCAAACCGATCAATGATGAATACGGACATAAGGCCGGCGACAAGGTGCTGCGGGTGATCGCCGGCCTGCTGGCCGACAACATCCGCGAGACCGATTTCATCGCCCGCTTCGGCGGCGAGGAGTTCGCCATGCTGGTCACCGGCGCCGGGGTCGGGGATGTGAGCCGGGTGGCAGAGAAGCTGCGCGTGGCCATCGAAGCCTGCGGGTTCCACTATCGCGGCCAGGATGTCTCCATTACCATCTCCTGCGGCATTGCGCTGTTCGCCGACGGCGATACCGTCGAGGCGGTGTTCGAGCGTGCCGATCAGGCCCTGTACCGGGCCAAGGAACAGGGGCGCAACCGCTGCGTGCTGGCAGAGGCGGTCGACGGAGGTTGA
- a CDS encoding glutathione S-transferase family protein, with translation MSLMVNGELREGWFDSEQEDGEFVRRESQFRSWVTPDGSPGPGGEGGFRAEPGRYHLYVSYACPWAHRTLILRRLKRLDAVISVDVVHPHMGEPGWHFDASFPGATADTVNGCDYMHELYRLAQPDYTGIVTVPVLWDRERRTIVNNESAEIIRMLNSAFDAWGDAQLDMYPVGLRDEIDAINAFVYENINNGVYRTGFATSQAAYDRAFDALFAALDEIEVRLSRQRYLVGGRLTEADWRLFTTLVRFDAVYVGHFKCNRNRIADFPALSNYLRELYQYPGIAQTVNLEHIKAHYYWSHPWLNPSRIVPGGPRLDLAAAHDRDRYPAQP, from the coding sequence ATGAGTCTGATGGTCAATGGCGAGTTGCGCGAAGGCTGGTTCGACAGTGAGCAGGAGGACGGCGAATTCGTCCGCAGGGAATCGCAGTTCCGCAGCTGGGTCACGCCCGACGGCAGTCCCGGTCCCGGCGGCGAGGGCGGCTTCAGGGCCGAGCCGGGGCGCTACCATCTGTATGTCTCCTACGCCTGCCCCTGGGCTCACCGGACCCTGATCCTGCGCCGGCTCAAACGGCTGGACGCGGTGATCAGCGTCGACGTGGTGCATCCGCACATGGGCGAGCCCGGCTGGCACTTCGATGCGTCCTTTCCCGGCGCCACGGCCGACACGGTCAACGGCTGCGACTATATGCACGAACTCTACCGGCTGGCGCAACCGGACTACACCGGCATCGTCACCGTACCGGTGCTGTGGGATCGCGAGCGGCGCACCATCGTCAACAACGAGTCGGCCGAGATCATTCGCATGCTCAATTCCGCCTTCGATGCCTGGGGGGATGCGCAACTCGATATGTATCCCGTCGGGCTGCGCGATGAAATCGACGCCATCAACGCCTTCGTCTACGAGAACATCAACAACGGTGTCTACCGGACCGGTTTCGCCACCAGCCAGGCCGCCTATGACCGGGCCTTCGACGCCCTGTTCGCAGCCCTGGACGAAATCGAGGTCCGCCTGTCACGGCAGCGCTATCTGGTCGGCGGGCGGCTGACCGAGGCCGATTGGCGGTTGTTCACGACCCTGGTGCGTTTCGATGCAGTCTATGTCGGTCACTTCAAGTGCAATCGCAATCGCATTGCCGATTTCCCTGCCCTGTCGAACTATCTGCGCGAGTTGTACCAGTACCCCGGCATCGCGCAGACCGTGAACCTGGAGCACATCAAGGCGCATTACTACTGGAGCCACCCCTGGCTGAATCCGTCGCGCATTGTGCCGGGTGGGCCGCGTCTGGATCTGGCAGCCGCGCATGACCGGGATCGATACCCGGCACAGCCCTGA